A genomic window from Streptomyces sp. NBC_00234 includes:
- a CDS encoding mechanosensitive ion channel family protein has product MYLSALLAATPSPEPVGSLGEAAEQAGNAAGWVEENWSTWLNTGLRILLIAVVALVLRYLIRRALTNLIERMNRSAQAVEGTALGGLLVNAERRRQRSEAIGSVLRSVTSFLILGTAGLMILGAFQINLAPLLASAGVAGVALGFGARNLVTDFLSGVFMILEDQYGVGDTIDAGVASGEVIEVGLRVTKLRGDNGEIWYVRNGEVKRIGNLSQGWSTAGVDVTVRPTEDLEQVRKAITAAAETMTKEDPWTERLWGPVEVLGLDAVLLDSMTVRVTAKTMPGKSLGVERELRWRIKQALDDAGIRMVGTLPLQADGETSPDPTAGMAAPSAYASTTSPQSLAATPIAPPNLTK; this is encoded by the coding sequence GTGTACCTGTCCGCCCTCTTGGCCGCAACCCCCTCGCCGGAGCCGGTCGGCTCGCTGGGTGAAGCCGCCGAGCAGGCCGGCAACGCCGCGGGCTGGGTCGAGGAGAACTGGTCCACCTGGCTGAACACCGGTCTGCGCATCCTGCTCATCGCGGTGGTGGCGCTCGTCCTGCGCTATCTGATCCGCCGCGCCCTGACCAATCTCATCGAGCGGATGAACCGCAGCGCCCAGGCGGTGGAAGGCACGGCCCTCGGCGGCCTGCTGGTCAACGCGGAGCGGCGCCGCCAGCGCTCGGAGGCGATCGGCTCGGTACTCCGCTCGGTGACGTCGTTCCTGATCCTCGGTACGGCGGGGCTGATGATCCTGGGCGCGTTCCAGATCAATCTCGCCCCCCTGCTGGCCTCCGCCGGTGTGGCCGGGGTCGCGCTGGGCTTCGGTGCGCGCAACCTGGTCACCGACTTCCTCTCCGGCGTCTTCATGATCCTTGAGGACCAGTACGGCGTCGGGGACACGATCGACGCGGGCGTCGCCTCGGGCGAGGTCATCGAGGTGGGACTGCGGGTCACGAAGCTGCGCGGCGACAACGGTGAGATCTGGTACGTCCGCAACGGCGAGGTGAAGCGGATCGGTAACCTCAGCCAGGGCTGGTCGACGGCCGGTGTCGATGTGACCGTGCGCCCGACGGAGGACCTGGAGCAGGTCCGCAAGGCGATCACCGCGGCGGCGGAGACCATGACCAAGGAGGACCCGTGGACCGAGCGCCTCTGGGGCCCGGTCGAGGTCCTGGGCCTGGACGCGGTGCTGCTGGACTCGATGACGGTCCGGGTGACCGCGAAGACGATGCCCGGCAAGTCCCTGGGCGTGGAGCGCGAGCTGCGCTGGCGGATCAAGCAGGCACTGGACGACGCGGGCATCCGGATGGTCGGGACCCTGCCGCTCCAGGCGGACGGGGAGACGTCGCCGGACCCGACGGCGGGAATGGCCGCCCCGTCGGCGTACGCCTCGACGACCTCACCGCAGTCGCTGGCCGCCACTCCGATAGCGCCGCCGAACCTGACCAAGTAG
- a CDS encoding ROK family transcriptional regulator, with amino-acid sequence MAGTTPGTPGTPRVLRAMNDRAALDLLLEHGPLSRTRIGKLTGLSKPTASQLLARLEAAGLVVATGTSEGRPGPSAQLYAVNARAAHVAGLDVTAERIVAAVADVTGETVGEFELRTPGRRAAGVVRQVADALDGAVKDAGLTRADVHRVVIGTPGAFDPGTGRLRYASHLPGWHSPTLLEELAAFLPMPVEYENDVNLVAVAEQRLGAARGHEDFVLLWNEGGLGAALVINGRLHRGWTGGAGEVGFLPVPGTPLVRQVVKANSGGFQELAGAQALPRLATALGIDTPQQPYAEVAAALLTRAVEAYESDDALTELLRQYAQRLATGLASVTAVLDPELIVLSGGLISSGGEVLRSLIQSELAELAASRPRLVLGEIGRDPVLRGALERALADTRDEVFDTSR; translated from the coding sequence ATGGCGGGAACCACGCCGGGCACCCCGGGCACACCGCGGGTCCTGCGCGCCATGAACGACCGGGCCGCCCTCGATCTGCTCCTGGAGCACGGCCCTCTCTCCCGTACACGGATCGGCAAGCTGACGGGCCTCTCCAAGCCCACCGCGTCCCAGCTGCTGGCCCGCCTGGAGGCCGCCGGACTCGTCGTGGCCACCGGCACCAGCGAGGGCCGCCCCGGCCCCAGCGCACAGCTGTACGCCGTGAACGCGCGCGCCGCCCATGTGGCCGGCCTCGACGTGACCGCCGAACGGATCGTCGCCGCGGTCGCCGACGTGACCGGCGAGACCGTCGGCGAGTTCGAGCTGCGCACCCCCGGCCGGCGCGCCGCCGGTGTGGTCCGGCAGGTCGCCGACGCGCTCGACGGCGCGGTCAAGGACGCCGGACTGACCCGTGCCGATGTGCACCGCGTGGTCATCGGCACGCCCGGCGCCTTCGACCCGGGCACGGGCCGGCTGCGGTACGCCTCGCATCTGCCCGGCTGGCACTCCCCCACGCTGCTGGAGGAGCTCGCCGCGTTCCTGCCGATGCCGGTCGAGTACGAGAACGACGTGAACCTGGTCGCCGTGGCCGAGCAGCGGCTCGGCGCGGCGCGCGGCCACGAGGACTTCGTCCTGCTGTGGAACGAGGGCGGCCTCGGCGCCGCCCTCGTGATCAACGGGCGGCTGCACCGCGGCTGGACCGGCGGCGCGGGCGAGGTCGGCTTCCTGCCGGTGCCGGGGACGCCCCTCGTCCGCCAGGTTGTGAAGGCCAACAGCGGTGGCTTCCAGGAGCTGGCCGGCGCCCAGGCGCTCCCGAGGCTCGCCACGGCGCTCGGGATCGACACCCCGCAGCAGCCGTACGCGGAGGTCGCCGCGGCGCTGCTGACGCGGGCGGTGGAGGCGTACGAGAGCGACGACGCGCTGACCGAACTGCTGCGGCAGTACGCCCAGCGGCTCGCCACCGGCCTCGCCTCGGTCACCGCCGTACTCGACCCGGAACTGATCGTTCTCTCCGGTGGGCTCATCTCCTCGGGCGGTGAGGTGCTGCGTTCGCTGATCCAGTCCGAGCTCGCCGAGCTCGCCGCGTCCCGGCCCCGTCTCGTCCTCGGCGAGATCGGCCGCGATCCCGTCCTGCGGGGCGCCCTGGAACGGGCCCTCGCGGACACCCGCGACGAAGTGTTCGACACCTCGCGCTGA
- a CDS encoding HNH endonuclease, with amino-acid sequence MPHVLVLNASYEPLGVVPLHRALVLVLENKAICLEESGAFMHSATRAVPAPSVIRLKRFVRVPYRGPVPLTRRALFARDGGRCMYCGAAATSVDHVIPRSRGGQHAWDNVVAACRRCNHVKADRHLPELGWRLRHQPAPPSGLAWRIIGTGHRDPRWLPYLQPFGADDVLARIDGISA; translated from the coding sequence GTGCCGCACGTCCTGGTTCTCAACGCGTCGTACGAGCCGCTCGGCGTCGTACCGCTCCACCGCGCGCTCGTCCTCGTCCTCGAGAACAAGGCCATCTGCCTCGAGGAGTCCGGCGCCTTCATGCACAGTGCCACCCGTGCTGTACCGGCGCCCAGCGTCATCCGCCTCAAGCGCTTCGTACGGGTCCCCTACCGGGGGCCCGTTCCACTGACGCGGCGGGCGCTCTTCGCCCGGGACGGCGGGCGCTGCATGTACTGCGGCGCCGCGGCCACCAGCGTCGACCACGTCATTCCGCGCAGCCGCGGCGGACAGCACGCCTGGGACAACGTGGTGGCGGCCTGCCGCCGCTGCAACCACGTGAAGGCCGACCGCCACCTGCCCGAGCTGGGCTGGCGGCTCCGTCACCAGCCCGCACCGCCCAGCGGTCTGGCCTGGCGGATCATCGGCACCGGGCACCGGGACCCGCGCTGGCTCCCGTACCTGCAGCCGTTCGGTGCGGACGACGTGCTGGCCAGGATCGACGGCATCTCGGCCTGA
- a CDS encoding LysR substrate-binding domain-containing protein, translating into MTEWDVKKLRILRTLRDRGTVTATAEALLMTPSAVSQQLTNLARQLGVTLLEAQGRRVRLTDAAHLVLRHADVVFAQLERADAELTGYLRGEAGEVRVGAFSTAVPALVVPAVRLLRSEGRPGPEVRVREAEAAEAYELLFAGEVDLALSLAAHAPTARDPRFALVPLLADPLDVALPADHPLAAAPGLRLADLSREPWIFGGSGPWSEITTAACEAAGFVPEQAHSASGWTAILAMVEAGMGIALIPRMASRERSDGVVMRVLEADQPRRHVVAAVRQGAEEGPAVARVLAALRAVAGHAAPEQPFS; encoded by the coding sequence ATGACCGAGTGGGACGTCAAGAAGCTCCGCATCCTGCGCACTCTGCGCGACCGGGGCACCGTGACCGCGACCGCCGAGGCGCTGCTGATGACGCCGTCGGCGGTCTCCCAGCAACTCACCAACCTCGCCCGGCAGCTGGGTGTGACCCTCCTCGAAGCCCAGGGCCGGCGGGTCCGCCTGACCGACGCCGCCCATCTGGTGCTGCGCCATGCCGACGTGGTCTTCGCCCAGTTGGAGCGCGCCGACGCCGAACTCACCGGCTATCTGCGCGGCGAGGCGGGCGAGGTGCGGGTCGGGGCCTTCTCCACGGCCGTACCCGCGCTCGTCGTACCGGCGGTCCGGCTCCTGCGCTCCGAGGGCCGGCCGGGCCCCGAGGTGCGGGTGCGGGAGGCGGAGGCGGCGGAGGCGTACGAGCTCCTCTTCGCCGGGGAGGTCGACCTCGCCCTGTCCCTCGCGGCGCACGCGCCCACCGCCCGCGATCCACGGTTCGCCCTCGTCCCCCTCCTGGCCGACCCGCTGGACGTGGCGCTGCCCGCGGACCATCCGCTGGCCGCGGCCCCCGGCCTGCGCCTGGCGGACCTGTCCCGCGAGCCCTGGATCTTCGGCGGCTCGGGCCCCTGGTCGGAGATCACGACGGCGGCCTGCGAGGCGGCGGGCTTCGTGCCCGAGCAGGCGCACAGCGCCTCCGGCTGGACCGCGATCCTCGCGATGGTCGAGGCGGGCATGGGCATCGCGCTGATCCCGCGGATGGCGTCGCGGGAGCGCAGCGACGGTGTGGTGATGCGGGTCCTGGAGGCGGATCAGCCGCGCCGCCATGTGGTGGCGGCGGTACGGCAGGGGGCGGAGGAGGGCCCGGCGGTGGCCCGGGTCCTGGCGGCCCTCAGGGCCGTGGCCGGGCACGCTGCCCCTGAGCAACCGTTCAGCTGA
- the alc gene encoding allantoicase encodes MTFDASETTFQDNDPHANDAAPYGGGDPYADYRAATGLPFTELVDLADRRLGAGVIAANDEFFAERENLLVREPAVFDPERFGHKGKIMDGWETRRRRGADAAHPFPAPEEHDWAIVRLGAPGIIRGIIVDTAHFRGNYPQRVSVQATSVEGSPGPAELLADDVKWEEIVPQTPVRGHAANAFEITGGRRYTHIRLCQHPDGGIARLRVHGEVVPDPAWLAALGTIDLISILNGGTYEDASDRFYSSPAQIILPGTSRKMDDGWENRRRRVRDTNDWVRFRLPAQGAVRAVEIDTAYLKGNAAGWIALQGRNGETGEWFEIIPRTKLQPDTVHRFLLRAQAVVTHVRLDTFPDGGVARMRLHGSLTESGAAELAHRYEESGA; translated from the coding sequence ATGACCTTCGACGCGAGCGAGACCACATTCCAGGACAACGACCCCCACGCCAATGACGCGGCCCCGTACGGCGGAGGCGACCCCTACGCCGACTACCGCGCCGCCACCGGTCTCCCCTTCACCGAGCTCGTCGACCTCGCGGACCGCCGCCTCGGCGCCGGCGTGATCGCCGCCAACGACGAGTTCTTCGCCGAGCGCGAGAACCTCCTCGTCCGCGAGCCGGCCGTCTTCGACCCCGAGCGCTTCGGCCACAAGGGCAAGATCATGGACGGCTGGGAGACCCGCCGCCGCCGCGGTGCCGACGCCGCCCACCCCTTCCCGGCCCCCGAGGAGCACGACTGGGCGATCGTCCGGCTCGGCGCCCCCGGAATCATCCGGGGCATCATCGTGGACACGGCCCACTTCCGCGGCAACTACCCGCAGCGCGTCTCGGTCCAGGCGACGTCCGTCGAAGGCTCACCCGGCCCGGCCGAGCTCCTCGCCGACGACGTGAAGTGGGAGGAGATCGTCCCGCAGACCCCCGTACGCGGCCACGCCGCCAACGCCTTCGAGATCACCGGCGGCCGTCGCTACACCCACATCCGCCTGTGCCAGCACCCCGACGGAGGCATCGCCCGCCTCCGCGTCCACGGCGAGGTCGTCCCCGACCCGGCCTGGCTCGCGGCCCTCGGCACGATCGACCTGATCTCGATCCTGAACGGCGGCACGTACGAGGACGCCTCGGACCGCTTCTACTCCTCACCGGCGCAGATCATCCTGCCCGGCACCTCCCGCAAGATGGACGACGGCTGGGAGAACCGCCGCCGCCGGGTCCGTGACACGAACGACTGGGTCCGCTTCCGGCTGCCCGCCCAGGGCGCGGTCCGCGCGGTCGAGATCGACACCGCCTACCTCAAGGGCAACGCGGCGGGCTGGATCGCGCTCCAGGGCCGCAACGGCGAGACGGGCGAATGGTTCGAGATCATCCCCCGCACGAAGCTCCAGCCCGACACGGTGCACCGCTTCCTCCTGCGCGCCCAGGCCGTGGTCACCCACGTACGCCTCGACACGTTCCCCGACGGCGGAGTGGCCCGCATGCGGCTGCACGGCTCCCTGACGGAATCGGGCGCGGCCGAACTGGCGCACCGCTACGAGGAGTCGGGCGCGTAA
- a CDS encoding beta-N-acetylglucosaminidase domain-containing protein, whose translation MRFGRRKHATAVAVAVIGGLLGSVAPAAMAAPVVPGSPATVPDRVDGTRLPSVWPRPQTIKAAGQAVPLGAEVTVVADADADPYAVDALRTILRDAGVPTLHEGLPGRGPVVRIGGPGALEALRALRAPERADLPAGGYRIAVGQVAGRSTVAMDGVGEDGLFHAVQTLRQLIRDGAVAGAVVRDWPGTAVRGMAEGFYGQPWTREERLAQIGFMGRTKQNRYLYAAGDDPYRQARWREPYPAERRADFRALAEKARAEHVTLGWAVSPGQAMCMASDGDIKALTRKIDAMWALGVRVFQLQFQDVSYSEWHCDDDAETFGNGPEAAARAQARVASAVDRHLAERHPDAEPLSVMPTEYYQDGSTDYRTALAAELDGRVQVAWTGVGVVPKTITGRELAGARAAFRHPLVTMDNYPVNDYAQDRIFLGPYTGRDPAVASGSAALIANAMEQASASRIPLFTAADFAWNPKGYRPQESWQAAIDDLAGGDARTRAALRALAGNSAASVLGGAESAYLQPLLTAFWASRTADGTARDDAARELRAAFTVMRGTPERLSAPADGRLDDEVRPWTDQLARYGRAGELAVDLLQAQVRGDGAGAWQAQLDLEGLRKDIAAGGATVGKGVLGPFLDRVRKESDGWNGADREAGTVSKDADGYTIRLDRPRPVDAVTVLTDPGSGAADAVLQGHVPGEGWRSLGPLSASGWTQTKTKDLRVDAVRVALPLVTPPFTGTAPPLVPGRGTGPGGAPKVRAVVPWFGDEPAARLDLVRGETDAVIGGSPQRVEARLAGRRPAEVRGALTAKAPKGIKVKVPKQTTVPRGSRTAVPVDITVPADTPAGEYEVPFSFGGEESTLMVRAFPRTAGVDLVRTGTASSSGDETPDFPASAASDGDPATRWSSPVEDGAWWQTELAEPVRLGQVVLRWQDAYASRYRVQVSADGRTWRTAATVRDGRGGRESVRMDAKDTRFIRVQGDGRATEFGYSLWSVEAYAVAAE comes from the coding sequence GTGCGGTTCGGACGCAGGAAGCACGCGACGGCCGTCGCCGTCGCGGTGATCGGCGGGCTGCTCGGTTCCGTCGCCCCCGCCGCCATGGCGGCCCCTGTCGTACCCGGCTCGCCTGCCACCGTGCCCGACCGCGTCGACGGGACGAGGCTGCCGTCCGTCTGGCCCCGCCCGCAGACCATCAAGGCGGCCGGCCAGGCCGTGCCGCTCGGTGCCGAGGTCACCGTCGTCGCGGACGCGGACGCCGATCCCTACGCGGTGGACGCCCTGCGGACCATCCTGCGCGACGCGGGCGTCCCCACCCTGCACGAGGGACTCCCGGGGCGCGGACCCGTCGTCCGGATAGGCGGCCCGGGTGCGCTGGAGGCCCTGCGGGCCCTGCGGGCTCCCGAGCGCGCGGACCTGCCGGCCGGCGGTTACCGCATCGCGGTCGGCCAGGTCGCCGGACGCTCCACCGTCGCCATGGACGGCGTCGGCGAGGACGGCCTCTTCCACGCCGTCCAGACGCTCCGCCAGCTGATCCGCGACGGCGCCGTCGCGGGCGCCGTGGTGCGCGACTGGCCGGGCACGGCCGTCCGCGGGATGGCCGAGGGCTTCTACGGTCAGCCGTGGACCCGCGAGGAGCGGCTCGCGCAGATCGGCTTCATGGGACGCACCAAGCAGAACCGGTACCTCTACGCGGCGGGCGACGACCCCTACCGCCAGGCCCGCTGGCGCGAGCCGTACCCCGCCGAGCGCCGTGCGGACTTCCGCGCGCTGGCGGAGAAGGCGCGCGCCGAGCACGTGACGCTCGGCTGGGCGGTCTCCCCCGGCCAGGCGATGTGCATGGCGTCCGACGGTGACATCAAGGCACTGACGCGGAAGATCGACGCGATGTGGGCGCTGGGCGTCCGGGTCTTCCAGCTCCAGTTCCAGGACGTCAGCTACAGCGAATGGCACTGCGACGACGACGCGGAGACCTTCGGCAACGGCCCCGAGGCCGCGGCCAGGGCGCAGGCGCGCGTCGCGAGCGCCGTCGACCGGCATCTGGCGGAACGCCACCCCGACGCGGAGCCGCTGTCGGTGATGCCGACGGAGTACTACCAGGACGGTTCGACGGACTACCGCACGGCCCTCGCCGCCGAGCTCGACGGCCGGGTGCAGGTGGCCTGGACCGGGGTCGGGGTGGTGCCGAAGACCATCACCGGGCGGGAGCTGGCCGGCGCGCGGGCCGCCTTCCGCCATCCGCTGGTCACGATGGACAACTACCCGGTCAACGACTACGCGCAGGACCGGATCTTCCTCGGCCCGTACACCGGCCGGGACCCGGCGGTGGCGAGCGGTTCGGCCGCGCTGATCGCCAACGCGATGGAGCAGGCGTCCGCCTCCCGCATCCCCCTGTTCACCGCCGCCGACTTCGCCTGGAACCCGAAGGGGTACCGGCCGCAGGAGTCCTGGCAGGCGGCGATCGACGATCTGGCGGGCGGGGACGCCCGCACCCGGGCCGCGCTCCGCGCGCTCGCGGGCAACAGCGCGGCCTCCGTGCTCGGCGGCGCGGAGTCCGCCTATCTGCAGCCCCTGCTCACCGCGTTCTGGGCGTCCCGTACCGCCGACGGCACCGCGCGCGACGACGCGGCGCGCGAGCTGCGCGCGGCGTTCACCGTGATGCGCGGGACCCCGGAGCGGCTGAGCGCCCCGGCGGACGGGCGGCTGGACGACGAGGTGCGCCCGTGGACGGACCAGCTGGCCCGGTACGGCCGTGCGGGCGAGCTCGCCGTCGATCTGCTCCAGGCGCAGGTGCGGGGCGACGGGGCGGGCGCCTGGCAGGCGCAGCTGGACCTGGAGGGCCTGCGCAAGGACATCGCGGCCGGCGGGGCGACCGTCGGCAAGGGCGTACTGGGACCGTTCCTTGACCGGGTCCGCAAGGAGTCCGACGGCTGGAACGGCGCCGACCGCGAAGCGGGCACGGTGAGCAAGGACGCGGACGGCTACACGATCCGGCTGGACCGGCCCCGCCCCGTGGACGCCGTGACCGTGCTGACGGACCCCGGGAGCGGCGCGGCCGACGCGGTCCTCCAGGGCCATGTACCGGGCGAGGGCTGGCGCAGCCTCGGCCCGCTCTCGGCCTCGGGCTGGACCCAGACGAAGACGAAGGACCTGCGGGTGGACGCGGTCCGCGTCGCCCTGCCCCTCGTGACCCCGCCCTTCACCGGCACCGCGCCCCCGCTCGTCCCGGGCCGCGGCACCGGTCCCGGCGGCGCCCCGAAGGTGCGGGCGGTCGTGCCGTGGTTCGGTGACGAGCCCGCGGCCCGGCTCGACCTCGTGCGCGGCGAGACGGACGCCGTGATCGGCGGCAGCCCGCAGCGCGTCGAGGCGCGGCTGGCGGGCCGGCGCCCCGCCGAGGTGCGCGGCGCGCTGACCGCCAAGGCGCCCAAGGGCATCAAGGTGAAGGTGCCGAAGCAGACGACGGTCCCGCGCGGTTCCCGCACGGCCGTCCCGGTGGACATCACGGTCCCGGCGGACACCCCGGCCGGTGAGTACGAGGTGCCGTTCAGCTTCGGCGGCGAGGAGAGCACGCTGATGGTGCGGGCCTTCCCCCGTACCGCCGGCGTCGATCTGGTGCGTACGGGCACGGCGTCCTCCTCCGGCGACGAGACCCCGGACTTCCCCGCGTCGGCCGCGTCCGACGGCGATCCCGCCACCCGCTGGTCCTCGCCCGTGGAGGACGGTGCCTGGTGGCAGACCGAACTGGCAGAGCCGGTACGGCTCGGCCAGGTGGTGCTGCGCTGGCAGGACGCGTACGCCTCGCGCTACCGCGTCCAGGTCTCCGCCGACGGCCGCACCTGGCGCACGGCGGCGACGGTCCGGGACGGCAGGGGCGGGCGCGAATCGGTCCGGATGGACGCGAAGGACACCCGTTTCATCAGGGTGCAGGGCGACGGCCGGGCGACCGAGTTCGGCTACTCGCTCTGGTCGGTGGAGGCGTACGCGGTGGCAGCCGAGTAG
- the malQ gene encoding 4-alpha-glucanotransferase produces MGLSRLAALHGVATSYSPSADVTVSVPDDTVTAVLAALGVDAGTPAAVRKALDAAEATAVSRLLPPTVVVWSGEPLPAALTALPPDTALTIELEPVPGETAVLPVRLTQVVTSVKTQAPAAPAEQPPAADPAESADPSAERAPAAVQTPAWWSEPPAGVHRLTVRTPDSRYAAVTLVVAPARVPQPPARVHGFLVQLYSLLSARSWGMGDLGDLADLAAWSGRSLGAGFVQVNPLHAAVPGRPTDPSPYRPSSRRFPDPVHLHIESVPEYGHVRDRAALDDLRQDAAALSEAVLNKGALIDRDAVWELKRQALELIHQVPLTPGRRAAYCDFLAEQGQALEDHALWCALAEVHGSDWHTWPEGLRDPRSPQTARARAELLDRVDFHCRLAWLTATQLAAAQQTARDAGMPVGIVHDLAVGVHPAGADTWSQQDAFARGMSVGAPPDAFNARGQDWGLPPWRPDVLAATGYAPYRGLLRGLLAHAGALRIDHVMGLFRLWWVPEGRPPTEGTYVAQDAEAMLAVLVLEAHRAGAVVIGEDLGTVEPGVREALARRGVLGTSVLWFERDWDGSGGPLAPERWRQDCVATATTHDLPPTAARLSGDYVKLRHRLGLLTHSLEQELAEDATDTAEWLACLARLRLLPEGEGDEEAAVRAVHRFLLRTPARMVGVWLPDTVGDRRPQNLPGTWDQYPNWRLPVADAEGIPVTLEELASSPRLHRLMEVLNPRPERPGSRTAPPGARHR; encoded by the coding sequence ATGGGCTTGTCCCGGCTCGCCGCACTGCACGGCGTCGCCACCTCCTACTCCCCGTCCGCGGATGTCACGGTGTCCGTCCCCGACGACACGGTCACGGCCGTGCTCGCCGCGCTGGGCGTCGACGCCGGCACTCCCGCGGCCGTACGGAAGGCGCTCGACGCCGCGGAAGCGACGGCGGTTTCACGCCTCCTTCCGCCCACGGTGGTGGTCTGGTCGGGGGAGCCCCTGCCGGCCGCCCTGACGGCACTGCCCCCGGACACGGCGCTGACGATCGAGCTGGAGCCCGTCCCGGGGGAGACCGCCGTGCTCCCGGTGCGCCTGACCCAGGTGGTGACCTCGGTGAAGACGCAGGCCCCGGCCGCGCCCGCCGAACAACCGCCCGCCGCCGACCCCGCCGAATCCGCCGACCCGTCCGCCGAACGGGCGCCCGCTGCCGTACAGACGCCCGCCTGGTGGAGCGAGCCCCCGGCGGGCGTCCACCGGCTGACCGTGCGCACGCCCGACAGCCGGTACGCCGCCGTCACGCTCGTCGTCGCTCCGGCCCGCGTCCCGCAGCCGCCCGCCCGCGTCCACGGCTTCCTGGTCCAGCTGTACTCCCTGCTCTCCGCCCGGTCCTGGGGCATGGGCGACCTCGGCGACCTGGCCGATCTCGCCGCCTGGTCGGGCCGGTCCCTCGGGGCGGGATTCGTCCAGGTCAACCCGCTCCACGCCGCCGTACCCGGCCGGCCCACCGACCCCTCCCCGTACCGGCCCTCCTCGCGCAGGTTCCCCGACCCCGTCCATCTGCACATCGAGTCGGTGCCCGAGTACGGGCACGTCCGGGACCGTGCGGCCCTGGACGACCTCCGCCAGGACGCCGCCGCCCTCTCCGAAGCCGTGCTCAACAAGGGCGCCCTGATCGACCGGGACGCCGTCTGGGAGCTCAAGCGGCAGGCTCTGGAGCTCATCCACCAGGTGCCGCTGACCCCCGGCCGCCGGGCCGCCTACTGCGACTTCCTGGCCGAGCAGGGGCAGGCGCTGGAGGACCACGCCCTGTGGTGCGCGCTGGCCGAGGTGCACGGCTCCGACTGGCACACCTGGCCCGAGGGGCTGCGCGACCCGCGTTCCCCGCAGACCGCCAGGGCCCGTGCCGAACTCCTGGACCGGGTCGACTTCCACTGCCGGCTCGCCTGGCTGACCGCCACTCAGCTCGCCGCCGCCCAGCAGACCGCGCGGGACGCCGGGATGCCCGTCGGGATCGTCCACGACCTCGCCGTGGGCGTGCACCCGGCCGGCGCCGACACCTGGTCCCAGCAGGATGCCTTCGCGCGCGGGATGTCCGTCGGCGCGCCCCCGGACGCCTTCAACGCGCGCGGCCAGGACTGGGGACTGCCCCCGTGGCGCCCCGATGTGCTCGCCGCCACGGGCTACGCCCCGTACCGCGGACTCCTGCGCGGCCTCCTCGCCCACGCGGGCGCCCTGCGCATCGACCACGTGATGGGGCTGTTCCGGCTCTGGTGGGTGCCCGAAGGCCGCCCGCCCACCGAGGGCACCTACGTCGCTCAGGACGCCGAGGCGATGCTCGCCGTCCTCGTCCTGGAGGCCCACCGGGCCGGTGCCGTCGTCATAGGGGAGGACCTCGGCACCGTCGAGCCCGGCGTCCGCGAGGCACTCGCCCGGCGCGGCGTGCTCGGCACCTCCGTGCTCTGGTTCGAGCGCGACTGGGACGGTTCGGGCGGTCCGCTGGCCCCCGAGCGGTGGCGCCAGGACTGCGTGGCCACCGCCACCACCCACGATCTGCCCCCCACGGCCGCCCGGCTGTCGGGTGACTACGTGAAACTGCGCCACCGGCTGGGGCTGCTCACCCACTCGCTGGAGCAGGAGCTGGCCGAGGACGCCACCGACACCGCCGAGTGGCTGGCCTGCCTCGCCCGGCTCCGTCTCCTGCCCGAGGGCGAGGGCGACGAGGAGGCCGCGGTCCGGGCCGTCCACCGGTTCCTGCTGCGCACCCCCGCCCGGATGGTCGGCGTCTGGCTCCCCGACACGGTGGGCGACCGCCGCCCGCAGAATCTGCCGGGCACCTGGGACCAGTACCCCAACTGGCGCCTGCCCGTCGCCGATGCCGAGGGCATCCCCGTCACCCTGGAGGAGCTCGCCTCGTCGCCCCGGCTGCACCGCCTGATGGAGGTGCTGAACCCCCGCCCTGAGCGCCCCGGGTCCCGTACGGCACCCCCGGGCGCGCGCCACCGGTAG